One region of Streptomyces sp. NBC_00442 genomic DNA includes:
- a CDS encoding LCP family glycopolymer transferase, giving the protein MDADVTDSAGTPPEPERPAGDDTGETDAADETNATEATEAKPKAEPKAEGDETPPAEPDSPARATDATDADSATETDSTGGADDPAGIGVEEADEAATPNRRRHWLRWTALGVSVVVLAAAGTGWWFYRKLDGNIRTDTSAAQELDKYARDRPDPIVRGAENVLLIGSDSRAGSNSSYGRDDGGSQRSDTTILLHLAADRLSATAVSLPRDLMADLPACGEQDGTTSKAQFAQFNSAFEIGGAACTIRTVEKMTGVRIDHHMVVDFSGFKDMVDAVDGVEVCLKEPVEDRQAHLKLPAGRHLLRGEQALGFVRSRHGFGDGSDTQRMDRQQQFLGSLMKKVQSNGVLLNPARLVPVLDAATRSLTTDAGLDSLKELYDLVSSMRDIPTENIRFLTVPRQPYAYDRNRDELVQPDADRLFTRLRQDQPIKVAPAADVAKSKEGGKDGTGGDDKPDDPDPSPSASSTPVYPGTNAASGVCA; this is encoded by the coding sequence ATGGACGCCGACGTGACCGACAGTGCTGGCACGCCTCCCGAACCGGAGCGCCCGGCCGGGGACGACACCGGCGAGACCGACGCGGCCGACGAGACCAACGCGACCGAGGCGACCGAGGCGAAGCCCAAGGCCGAGCCCAAGGCCGAGGGCGATGAGACCCCGCCCGCGGAGCCCGACTCCCCGGCCCGAGCGACCGACGCGACCGACGCGGACAGCGCGACCGAAACCGACAGTACGGGCGGCGCCGACGACCCGGCCGGCATCGGCGTCGAAGAGGCGGACGAGGCCGCCACCCCCAACCGCAGGCGGCATTGGCTGCGTTGGACCGCGCTCGGGGTGTCCGTCGTCGTGCTCGCGGCGGCCGGGACCGGCTGGTGGTTCTACCGCAAGCTCGACGGCAACATCCGCACCGACACCTCCGCCGCGCAGGAGCTCGACAAGTACGCGCGCGACCGGCCGGACCCGATCGTGCGCGGCGCCGAGAACGTGCTGCTCATCGGCTCGGACTCGCGTGCGGGCAGCAACTCCTCGTACGGCAGGGACGACGGCGGCAGTCAGCGCTCCGACACCACGATCCTGCTGCACCTGGCCGCCGACCGGCTCAGCGCCACCGCCGTCTCGCTGCCGCGCGACCTGATGGCGGACCTCCCGGCGTGCGGGGAGCAGGACGGCACCACGTCCAAGGCCCAGTTCGCCCAGTTCAACTCGGCGTTCGAGATCGGCGGCGCGGCCTGCACGATCCGTACGGTCGAGAAGATGACCGGGGTGCGGATCGACCACCACATGGTCGTCGACTTCAGCGGGTTCAAGGACATGGTCGACGCGGTGGACGGCGTCGAGGTCTGCCTCAAGGAACCGGTCGAGGACCGGCAGGCGCACCTCAAGCTCCCCGCGGGCCGTCACCTCCTGCGCGGGGAGCAGGCCCTCGGCTTCGTACGGTCCCGGCACGGCTTCGGGGACGGCAGCGACACCCAACGCATGGACCGCCAGCAGCAGTTCCTCGGCTCGCTGATGAAGAAGGTGCAGAGCAACGGGGTGCTGCTCAATCCGGCCCGCCTGGTGCCGGTCCTGGACGCGGCGACCCGGTCCCTCACCACGGACGCCGGCCTGGACAGCCTCAAGGAGCTGTACGACCTGGTGAGTTCGATGCGCGACATTCCCACCGAGAACATCCGTTTCCTTACGGTCCCGCGCCAGCCGTACGCATACGACCGCAACCGGGACGAACTGGTCCAGCCGGACGCGGACCGGCTCTTCACCCGGCTGCGGCAGGACCAGCCGATCAAGGTGGCGCCGGCCGCGGACGTGGCGAAGTCCAAGGAGGGCGGCAAGGACGGGACCGGCGGGGATGACAAGCCCGACGATCCGGACCCTTCGCCCAGCGCGTCGTCGACCCCCGTCTACCCGGGGACGAACGCGGCCTCGGGCGTGTGCGCCTAG
- a CDS encoding TIGR03089 family protein, translated as MNASDRTPADLLRSALAADPGRPLITFYDDATGERVELSVATFANWVAKTANLLQGDLNAEPGDRLALLLPAHWQSAVWLMACHSVGVAVEIGGDPAAADLVVSGPDTLEEALACTGERVALALRPLGGRFPQPPAGFADYAVEVPSQGDRFAPYAPVDPDAPALAVGGLDVSAAELVARARAEATTLGLAPGARLLSGLAYDSWHGLASGLYAPLAAGGSVVLCRNLDQLADGGLEKRAESERVTHRSL; from the coding sequence GTGAACGCCAGCGACCGCACCCCTGCCGACCTGCTGCGATCCGCGCTCGCCGCGGACCCGGGCCGCCCCCTCATCACCTTCTACGACGACGCCACCGGCGAACGCGTCGAACTCTCCGTCGCCACCTTCGCCAATTGGGTGGCCAAGACCGCCAATCTGCTCCAGGGCGATCTAAACGCCGAGCCCGGCGACCGGCTCGCACTGCTGCTCCCCGCGCACTGGCAGAGCGCCGTGTGGCTGATGGCCTGCCACTCGGTGGGCGTGGCCGTGGAGATCGGCGGCGATCCGGCCGCCGCCGACCTCGTGGTCAGCGGCCCCGACACCCTGGAGGAGGCTCTCGCCTGCACCGGCGAGCGAGTGGCTCTCGCACTGCGTCCGCTCGGCGGTCGCTTCCCGCAGCCCCCGGCCGGCTTCGCGGACTACGCCGTCGAGGTGCCGAGCCAGGGCGACCGGTTCGCGCCCTACGCACCCGTCGACCCCGACGCCCCCGCGCTCGCGGTCGGCGGCCTCGACGTGAGCGCGGCCGAACTCGTCGCCCGCGCCCGCGCGGAGGCGACGACGCTCGGCCTCGCGCCGGGCGCACGCCTGCTCTCGGGCCTCGCGTACGACAGCTGGCACGGCCTGGCGAGCGGCCTCTACGCCCCGCTCGCCGCCGGCGGCTCGGTCGTCCTGTGCCGCAACCTGGACCAACTGGCCGACGGCGGGCTGGAGAAGCGGGCCGAGAGCGAGCGGGTCACACACCGCTCGCTGTGA